In uncultured Fretibacterium sp., a genomic segment contains:
- a CDS encoding chemotaxis protein CheX: protein MAGMDKLAVLVNSFGSSVISVGREVGLDISLNKAQVSPGVKVANICAASLIGIVGSGTHGTAVIMLDEVGFKAVVSAMSGGMIAADLNDSVSMSVIGELSNMVSGRSLIQAALAEVDVTPPQLIVGDNIQNVPTQAAGVKCFTLPFSLQPTGVLYLVLSFNAA from the coding sequence ATGGCTGGTATGGATAAGCTTGCCGTTCTCGTCAACAGCTTTGGTTCATCCGTGATCTCCGTGGGGCGGGAGGTAGGGTTGGACATCTCTTTGAACAAGGCCCAGGTCTCCCCGGGGGTCAAGGTAGCCAATATATGCGCGGCCTCGCTGATCGGGATCGTGGGTAGCGGAACGCACGGAACGGCGGTCATCATGCTCGACGAGGTCGGGTTCAAGGCCGTCGTCTCGGCGATGTCGGGCGGCATGATCGCAGCCGACCTGAACGACTCCGTCTCCATGAGCGTGATTGGAGAGCTTTCCAATATGGTTAGCGGTCGTTCCCTGATCCAGGCTGCCCTTGCGGAGGTGGACGTGACCCCCCCTCAGTTGATCGTCGGGGACAACATCCAGAACGTCCCGACCCAGGCCGCCGGGGTGAAGTGCTTTACGCTTCCCTTTTCCCTGCAGCCGACGGGCGTGCTCTATCTGGTGCTCTCCTTCAACGCCGCCTGA
- a CDS encoding patatin-like phospholipase family protein, whose amino-acid sequence MRKLLCVLLALCLSPSLAADAGVVLVLSGGGTRGFAHIGVIEALEERKIPIVGIVGTSIGSLIGALKASGYDAAEMRRIVGDLDLPSLLAENTGPMFVFTGNDRRARTSTVSALTYKKSGRQRGPLGILTGDKLYQYFTQLMRHVTVTDFYDLPIPYAAVATDIRTGEKVVLRGGSLPSVMRASMSIPALFEPWEINGRLLVDGGLVSNLPVDAARELFPGIPVIAVDVSDSPSQDRVLNSYIDVIDQSLTVMMRRTTSEEGKHADLLISPKVRSFSFLDSSRAGDIIERGREAVLPHMAEVARLSDLGPGLLDLNGTRFASNVVGDVQVEGLPDKMASDLRKRCLVWIGRPVDRDRIDYVVQRLTESPSIATVDYQLGRTASGDALVRLDVRQSPELEIGVSGYTTNLHHNRWLYVKGVARGLFSDYDNLSGVLRLGEQWGIDLSYQTAPESMNAWEINLTAHNWRIDSADGMRDWDRYALGVNRLFRWGDVRLGVGLAYEHVEGTRGASGDGHNAVGPTFFAAYDTLDIPGDPTKGHAWRLNAWWPNLEELNYRLTYFKPLEVGDNWRTYFRLGYAEGDMDFRSHAAYLGAAEELYSVSSRPVEAERMVWANVAFRRILNRSVLGIVAVELFGSYGYAMDRGYEKIASPWEVGLAVNFPNNIIDAKLAALYGSEEFKVGFFLGVPIWDHYPLP is encoded by the coding sequence GTGCGGAAACTTTTGTGCGTGCTGCTGGCTCTGTGTCTGTCCCCATCCCTTGCGGCCGATGCGGGGGTCGTGCTGGTCCTCTCCGGAGGCGGAACCCGCGGGTTTGCCCATATCGGGGTGATCGAGGCCTTGGAGGAGCGTAAGATCCCCATCGTCGGCATCGTCGGGACGAGCATTGGCTCCCTGATCGGCGCGCTCAAGGCCAGCGGATACGATGCGGCGGAGATGCGGCGGATCGTCGGAGATCTGGACCTTCCCTCCCTGCTGGCGGAGAACACGGGGCCGATGTTCGTCTTTACGGGAAACGACCGGAGGGCCAGGACGAGCACGGTGTCCGCCCTGACCTACAAGAAGTCGGGCCGGCAGCGGGGCCCCCTGGGGATCCTTACGGGGGACAAGCTCTATCAGTATTTTACACAATTGATGCGGCACGTGACCGTAACCGACTTCTACGACCTCCCTATCCCCTATGCCGCCGTGGCGACGGACATACGGACGGGGGAGAAGGTCGTGCTCCGTGGAGGCAGCCTTCCCTCCGTGATGAGGGCCTCGATGTCCATTCCGGCCCTCTTCGAGCCCTGGGAGATCAACGGTCGCCTCCTGGTGGACGGCGGACTGGTCTCGAACCTGCCGGTCGATGCGGCCAGGGAGCTGTTTCCGGGCATCCCCGTGATCGCCGTGGACGTCTCGGATTCCCCGTCCCAGGACCGCGTGCTCAACTCCTACATCGACGTCATCGATCAATCCCTCACAGTCATGATGCGGAGGACCACGAGCGAGGAGGGAAAACACGCGGACCTGCTGATATCCCCCAAGGTCCGAAGTTTCTCGTTCCTCGATTCCTCGAGGGCGGGCGACATTATCGAGCGCGGCCGGGAGGCCGTCCTGCCCCATATGGCTGAGGTCGCCAGGCTCTCGGACCTCGGCCCCGGACTCCTGGACCTGAACGGGACCCGGTTTGCCTCCAATGTCGTCGGGGATGTCCAGGTCGAGGGCCTGCCCGACAAGATGGCCTCGGATCTTCGCAAGCGCTGCCTTGTCTGGATCGGCAGGCCCGTGGATCGGGACAGGATCGATTATGTGGTCCAGCGCTTGACGGAGTCCCCCAGTATCGCCACGGTGGATTATCAGCTGGGGCGTACCGCATCGGGGGACGCGTTGGTTCGGCTGGACGTGCGGCAGAGCCCGGAGCTCGAGATCGGGGTATCCGGCTATACGACGAACCTGCACCACAACCGCTGGCTCTACGTCAAGGGTGTGGCCCGTGGCCTGTTCTCGGATTACGACAACCTCTCGGGGGTTCTGAGGCTCGGCGAGCAATGGGGGATCGATCTTTCCTACCAGACGGCGCCCGAGTCCATGAACGCGTGGGAGATCAACCTGACGGCGCATAACTGGAGGATCGACTCCGCCGACGGGATGCGGGACTGGGACCGTTATGCCCTGGGGGTGAACCGGCTCTTTCGCTGGGGGGACGTCCGCCTGGGGGTGGGGTTGGCGTACGAGCACGTGGAGGGGACCCGCGGAGCGAGCGGCGACGGGCACAACGCCGTGGGGCCGACCTTCTTCGCCGCCTACGATACCCTGGACATCCCGGGCGACCCCACGAAGGGCCATGCCTGGCGGCTCAACGCGTGGTGGCCTAACCTGGAGGAGCTCAACTACCGGCTCACCTACTTCAAGCCCCTCGAGGTCGGCGACAACTGGCGGACGTACTTCCGGCTGGGCTACGCGGAGGGGGACATGGATTTCCGCAGCCACGCCGCCTACCTCGGGGCCGCCGAGGAGCTCTATTCCGTTTCCTCGCGCCCCGTGGAGGCGGAGCGCATGGTCTGGGCCAACGTGGCCTTCCGGAGGATTCTGAACCGGAGCGTTCTGGGGATCGTGGCCGTGGAGCTCTTCGGGAGCTACGGCTATGCGATGGACAGGGGATACGAAAAAATCGCCTCCCCCTGGGAGGTCGGCCTGGCCGTGAACTTCCCGAACAACATCATCGACGCGAAACTTGCGGCGCTGTACGGGTCCGAGGAGTTCAAGGTGGGATTCTTCCTGGGGGTTCCGATCTGGGATCATTACCCCCTGCCGTAG
- the proS gene encoding proline--tRNA ligase, producing MARNITSRSVDYSQWYLDVIKVAELADYAPVRGCMVIRPTGYSIWESVQRHFDDAFKRTGHVNAYFPLLIPNSFLEREAEHVEGFAPECAMVTHAGGEELEEPFAVRPTSETVIGHMYSKWIQSWRDLPVLINQWCNVMRWEKRPRLFLRTSEFLWQEGHTAHATEAEAREETLRMLEVYRQVMEDVLALPVIPGEKTEGERFPGAVDTYTCEAMMSDAKALQAGTSHFLGQNFARAFEIRFQNKAGDLEECWTTSWGISTRLIGALIMTHSDDDGLILPPRVAPTKTVLLPISTDEALLDESLLPKAREFSRQLNDAMGGLHTFVDTQFHMRPGDRFFHHLQRGVPLRLELGEKDMKAGTVRAVRRDTGERLDIAHDVLVPTVTKVLEDIQASMYARARAFREEHTAIAGSYEELKALLSERGGFVEAYFAGSPDDERRIREETGGATPRCIPLSDSSRGKCVVTGREGRRTIFAKAY from the coding sequence ATGGCGCGCAACATCACTTCGCGGAGTGTCGATTATTCTCAATGGTACCTCGATGTCATCAAGGTCGCAGAGCTGGCGGACTACGCCCCGGTCCGGGGCTGCATGGTCATCCGTCCGACGGGCTACTCGATCTGGGAGTCCGTGCAGCGGCACTTCGACGACGCGTTCAAGAGGACTGGACACGTCAACGCCTATTTCCCGCTTCTCATCCCGAACTCCTTTCTGGAGAGGGAGGCGGAGCATGTCGAGGGCTTCGCGCCCGAGTGCGCCATGGTCACCCATGCGGGGGGGGAGGAGCTGGAGGAGCCCTTCGCCGTGCGCCCGACCTCCGAGACGGTCATCGGGCACATGTACAGCAAATGGATCCAGTCCTGGCGCGACCTGCCCGTCCTGATCAACCAGTGGTGCAACGTCATGCGCTGGGAAAAGCGCCCTCGCCTTTTCCTGAGGACCTCGGAGTTCCTGTGGCAGGAGGGGCACACGGCGCATGCGACGGAGGCGGAGGCCCGTGAGGAGACCCTGAGGATGCTCGAGGTCTACCGACAGGTCATGGAGGACGTCCTGGCCCTGCCGGTCATCCCGGGCGAGAAGACCGAGGGGGAGCGTTTCCCCGGGGCCGTGGATACCTACACCTGCGAGGCCATGATGAGCGACGCCAAGGCGCTGCAGGCCGGGACCAGCCATTTCCTGGGACAGAACTTCGCCCGGGCGTTCGAGATTCGTTTCCAGAACAAGGCGGGCGATCTGGAGGAGTGCTGGACGACGAGCTGGGGCATCTCGACGCGCTTGATCGGCGCCCTGATCATGACGCACTCCGACGACGACGGCCTGATCCTCCCGCCCCGGGTGGCGCCGACGAAGACGGTGCTGCTGCCCATATCGACGGACGAGGCGCTGCTGGACGAGTCCCTGCTGCCCAAGGCCAGGGAGTTTTCCAGGCAGCTGAACGACGCGATGGGCGGTCTTCATACCTTCGTCGACACGCAGTTCCACATGAGGCCGGGGGACCGCTTCTTCCATCATCTGCAAAGGGGCGTCCCGCTGCGGCTCGAGCTGGGGGAGAAGGACATGAAGGCGGGGACGGTCCGGGCCGTGCGCCGCGATACGGGGGAGAGGCTCGACATCGCTCACGACGTCCTGGTTCCGACGGTGACGAAGGTGCTGGAGGACATTCAGGCTTCGATGTACGCCCGGGCCAGGGCCTTCCGCGAGGAGCACACCGCCATTGCCGGGAGCTACGAGGAGCTCAAGGCGCTCCTGTCGGAGCGGGGCGGTTTTGTGGAGGCCTACTTCGCCGGTTCTCCGGACGACGAACGGCGTATCCGCGAGGAGACGGGCGGAGCGACGCCCCGCTGTATCCCCCTGTCCGACTCGAGTCGGGGCAAGTGCGTGGTCACGGGGCGGGAGGGGCGAAGGACGATCTTCGCCAAGGCGTACTGA